A window of the Alnus glutinosa chromosome 4, dhAlnGlut1.1, whole genome shotgun sequence genome harbors these coding sequences:
- the LOC133865220 gene encoding homeobox-leucine zipper protein ATHB-6-like, whose translation MKRFSSSDSLGALISICPPKEEKDEPNTHGYSEEFQAMLQRFNQEDLGYDTHHLVLEKKRRLSLGQVKALERSFELENKLEPERKVKLAEELGLQPRQVAVWFQNRRARWKTKQLERDYGLLKASYDALKLDSDNLGQENEALTSKLRELKAKLCSESSDSNHSVKTESLISEFDNNVPERSKTRDLYVQKEGYENSKDGSSDSDSNGTMKEEISQINISLCFNGSSSSSTSLVNSVQFPDSRTVPCKPYQSQLVRIEDQSLFSTEDGCNFFSVDQAPNLHWYFPEQ comes from the exons ATGAAGCGATTCAGCAGCTCAGATTCCTTGGGTGCTTTGATCTCCATTTGTCCACCTAAAG AGGAGAAAGACGAACCGAACACACACGGTTATAGTGAAGAATTCCAGGCAATGCTACAGAGGTTTAACCAAGAAGACTTGGGGTACGACACCCACCACCTGGTCTTGGAGAAGAAACGGCGGCTGAGCTTGGGTCAGGTGAAGGCATTGGAGAGGAGCTTTGAGCTGGAAAACAAGCTAGAGCCAGAGCGCAAGGTGAAATTAGCCGAAGAATTGGGCTTGCAACCACGACAGGTAGCTGTATGGTTCCAAAACCGGCGAGCCCGTTGGAAGACTAAGCAATTGGAGAGAGACTACGGCCTTCTTAAAGCCAGTTATGATGCTCTGAAGCTTGACTCTGACAATCTTGGACAAGAAAACGAAGCTCTAACCTCAAAG CTGAGAGAGTTGAAAGCGAAGCTCTGCAGTGAAAGTTCAGACAGCAACCACTCTGTTAAAACAGAGTCTCTGATCTCGGAGTTTGACAACAACGTTCCTGAGCGAAGTAAAACCCGTGATTTATATGTTCAGAAGGAAGGGTATGAGAATTCTAAAGATGGGTCATCGGATAGCGATTCAAATGGAACCATGAAGGAAGAAATTAGCCAAATTAATATTTCTCTCTGCTTCAACGGCTCGTCTTCGTCTTCAACTTCACTGGTGAACAGCGTTCAGTTCCCTGATTCCAGAACGGTTCCGTGTAAACCATACCAATCTCAGCTTGTGAGGATTGAGGACCAGAGCTTGTTTAGCACAGAGGACGGCTGTAATTTCTTTTCAGTTGATCAAGCTCCTAATCTCCACTGGTACTTCCCTGAGCAGTGA
- the LOC133866723 gene encoding uncharacterized protein LOC133866723 translates to MANQRKSKPDLKCKKHPKHRQSPGVCSLCLTEKLSQLSSRRTAASSATAGSSCPSSSASSLSSYYSSSSASSCSSPLRPYRFVKEGKPSISFLFNGKNVLTKSRSLAFFPRMKNIGDDDGHDKKKKGGFWSKLLRPRSKRMEETLMHSRTMREREIII, encoded by the coding sequence ATGGCGAACCAAAGAAAATCAAAGCCAGATTTGAAGTGCAAGAAGCACCCAAAACACCGGCAGTCACCGGGCGTTTGCTCGCTTTGCCTGACGGAAAAGCTCTCTCAACTGTCCTCGCGAAGAACCGCCGCCTCTTCTGCCACGGCCGGTTCTTCTTGCccttcttcttctgcttcttctttgtCGTCCTATTACTCttcttcttccgcttcttcttGCTCGTCCCCATTGCGTCCTTATCGCTTTGTCAAGGAGGGAAAGCCTTCGATATCGTTTTTGTTCAACGGCAAGAACGTTCTCACCAAGAGCAGGTCGCTTGCTTTCTTTccaagaatgaaaaatattggaGATGATGATGGTCAtgataagaagaagaaaggtgGGTTTTGGTCCAAGTTGCTTCGTCCAAGGAGTAAGAGGATGGAGGAGACCCTCATGCATTCTAGGAccatgagagagagggagatcattatttga